A portion of the Cryptomeria japonica chromosome 5, Sugi_1.0, whole genome shotgun sequence genome contains these proteins:
- the LOC131065411 gene encoding phosphoenolpyruvate carboxylase kinase 1, whose protein sequence is MRNTFCKDYHLTEEFGRGRFGSVYRCVNTQTGEELACKVIRKADLRDSLDRECLNNEISILKYVCGHRGIVELRDVHENDECLWLLMELCAGGDLFDKIVEKKTFGEKEAAVLMKSLMEAVDYCHRKGVAHRDLKPDNILFASTSFSNNIKLADFGQAASFSPGEMMSGIVGTPYYVAPEVLQGKDYSEKVDVWSAGVILYIMLCGNPPFSGETPQQIFEAVLRGRLRFPDDPWLTISHSAKDLIRRMICRDVHRRFSAEQVLGHPWVVENCY, encoded by the exons ATGAGGAACACATTCTGTAAAGATTATCATTTGACAGAAGAGTTTGGCAGAGGCAGGTTCGGAAGTGTTTACCGCTGTGTGAATACGCAGACTGGAGAAGAATTGGCGTGCAAGGTCATACGCAAGGCGGATCTGCGCGACTCCCTGGACAGGGAGTGCCTTAATAATGAGATTTCTATTCTGAAATATGTGTGCGGCCATCGTGGAATTGTTGAGCTCAGGGatgttcatgagaatgatgagTGCCTGTGGCTGTTGATGGAGCTCTGCGCCGGCGGAGATCTTTTTGACAAGATCGTTGAGAAGAAAACGTTTGGGGAAAAAGAGGCCGCCGTGCTGATGAAAAGCCTCATGGAGGCCGTCGATTACTGTCACCGCAAGGGCGTTGCACATCGAGACCTGAAACCGGACAATATTCTGTTTGCTTCCACTTCTTTCTCTAACAACATCAAGCTTGCCGATTTCGGCCAGGCTGCTTCCTTCTCTCCAG GGGAAATGATGAGCGGAATAGTTGGAACTCCGTATTATGTGGCGCCGGAGGTGCTGCAAGGGAAAGATTACAGTGAGAAGGTGGATGTGTGGAGCGCAGGGGTTATTCTTTACATAATGCTCTGCGGAAATCCTCCTTTTAGCGGAGAAACGCCGCAGCAAATATTTGAGGCGGTTTTGCGTGGAAGGCTGCGTTTTCCAGATGATCCGTGGCTCACAATCTCGCATTCGGCAAAGGATTTGATCCGCCGAATGATCTGCAGAGATGTTCACAGGAGATTCAGCGCAGAGCAGGTTTTAG GGCATCCTTGGGTAGTGGAAAACTGTTATTAA